AACCAAGGTTCAGCGGTGGAAAAGCCTGCATTTTTTTCATCTGACCATTGCATAGGGGTACGGCTATTATCTCTTGAAGTTTGCCCTAGCAAGTCCAATATCTCTTTTTCTGGTACGTCTTGTGCCTTCTTTTCCCTATATAAATTTTTTGCTGCTACATCGTCATATTCTTCTATGGAAGAAAATCGAGCGTTTGTCATTCCAATCTCCTGGCCTTGATATATAAAAGGAGTGCCCTGCATGAAGAAGTACATGGTTGCTATAGCCGTAGCACTTTCCTTCCAATACTCTTTATCATCTCCCCACGTCGAAACAACTCTTGCTAAATCATGATTTTCAACAAATAATGCATTCCAGCCATTCTTTTCTAATCCTTTTTGCCAACGCGTTAATACTTTCTTTAAACCTCTCACATCTAAAGAATCTTTTGTCCCAGCATCCCATAAGTCAAGATGTTCAAATTGAAATATCATATTCATTTTTCCTTTGCTTCCTACCCAAAGGTCCGCTTCCTCGACATTTACACCGTTTGCTTCTCCAACAGTTACGACGTCATAATTTCCAAAGGTCTCCTCTTTAAACTCCTGCAAAAATTTGTGAATACCAGGTTGATTCATGTGCATATCAAATGAAGATACATATTTTTTCTTTTTCGAATTCGGCATATCTGGTAGTCCAGGGCACTTTTTAATGTGACTAATCGCATCAATCCTAAACCCGTCAATACCTTTATCAAGCCACCAATTTACGGTTTCATACAAAGCAGAACGTACTTCAGGATTTTCCCAATTTAAATCGGGCTGTTTTTTTGAAAAAACATGAAGAAAATATTGATCGGTGTTTTCATCATATTTCCATGCGGAGCCTCCAAAAATACTTTCCCAGTTGTTAGGTTCTTGTCCATTTTTACCGTCTCTCCAAATATACCAATTACGCTTCTCGCTTTCTTTTGAAGAACGAGATTCAATAAACCATGGATGCTCATCACTAGTATGGTTTAACACGAGATCAATGATTAATTTCATCCCGCGCTCGTGCACTTTTTGCAGTAGCTCATCAAAGTCTTTCATCGTACCAAACTCTTCAAGTATAGCTTTGTAGTCTGAAATATCGTACCCATTATCATCTTGAGGGGATTGATACATCGGACAAATCCAAATTAAATCAATTCCTAGATCCTGTAAGTAATCTAAGCGCTGAATCAGCCCCTGAATATCCCCAATACCATCACCGTTTGAATCTTGAAAGCTGCGGGGGTAGACTTGATAGCCTACTGCCTCTTTCCACCACACTCTTTCCATATAGACACCTCGACTTTCATGTTTATGTTGAGTTTCTTCTCATTCTAATTGAACATCTACACCAAAATGATCAGAAATGATTGGCTCGTTTTTGCCGTTACATATAATACGAGAATGAGAAACAACGGGTTTCCAGCTGGTAAAAATGTGGTCAATTTTTAATCCTTCTACATTTTCTTCCCAGCCTGCTATATTTCCTTTTATCGTCACGTCATTTCTATGCAGATGTGTATCAAATAAACCTTGTTTAATGACATAATCATATCCTTCTTCTTTAAACGTATCGGCTGCATTAAAATCGCCAAGAAGAACAAAAGGATGTTGATGATTGACTCCTTTGATTAGACGTTCTACTTGCTGCTCGTAAGGCTCTTCTTTATCCCCCCACCAACCAAGATGACAAGAATAAAAAGAAAAAGGAGAACCGTTGACAAGAAGAGTCCCCCCTGCAATTTTACGAGCTTTCCAATTGTCTTTCGATTTAGACTTGCTTACATAAAAGGAGTATTCTTTTTTCACTGGATGACGCGTTAGAAGAGCCAGCCCCTCCTCATACTCATCGTATCCATAGTGAGATACATCCCATAGTAATTGATATTGAGTGTTTCCTAGCTTTTGTAATTCTTGAATAACAAGAAGAGCATAATTATCTTTACGTATATTTTTATAGACGAGAGATGAATCGATGTGCTGGCTTACCTCTTGCAAAGCTATAACATCATAGTCGTTTCCCTGGATAACTCGGGCCAGCGTTTTAATTTTATCGAGCTGATCCTCTTCTTGCCAGGAATGAACATTAAGCGTTAATAGTCTCATGAAGGCTATGCTCCTAACCGGTCTTGTATTTCAGATTTTAGTACATCTGCTTTTGGACCATACACAGCTTGTACCCCTTTATCTTTTACAATCAAGCCCATAGCCCCGTTTTTCTTCCATTCTTCCTCACCTGAGACAGCTTCTAAGTCTTTCACTGTAACACGAAGTCTTGTCATGCAAGCATCTACCTCTGAGATATTTCCTCTACCTCCTAATAGTTCAATAACTTGAGAGGCTTGCGAGTCATCCTCTATCTGGCTGGTGCTTTCACTATTAGAAGGTATGTCACTTGTGTTGTTTTCAATATAATTTCCTTTACGCCCAGGCGTAGGCAGTTTGAACTTTTTAATCATAAAATGAGCAATTCCAAAATTCATTGTAAAAAATGCCAGACTAACAAATGCAAAATTCAATAAGTCCCGTCCAATTCCGGCATTTATCATGAGCGGAGTACGAGTTGCCAGCTCGATGATACCGAAAGAATGAACACGTAAATCAATGAAATCAACGACTGCAAAAGCTGCTCCAGTCATGATTGCATATACAACGTACAAAAGAGGTGCTGCAAACATAAACATAAACTCAATTGGCTCTGTAACACCAGTCAGAAACACAGCCAGTGCTGCGGATAAAAAGACAGACTTATAAATATGCTTTTTATCAGGGTCGACGTTACGATACATGGCTAATGCAATCCCAATAAGAGCAGCTGTTGAAGTAATAACTTGTCCAGCTTTAAATCTTGCTGGAGTGACTTCTTCTTTTAATTCCTCATAGGTTTCCATATCTCCTTGAGTAATGGAATTATATAAGTCAGTTGCCCATGCAAGCCAAAGAGGGTCTTGCCCGGCAACCGTCTGGCCAATGCTGCCTCCTGTTTGAATAACATACGTACCGCCAAGTTCCGTGTAGTTGATTGGTACGGTCAACATATGATGTAAGCCAAAGGGGAGCATCAATCGTTCCATCATCCCGAAAACAAAAGGGGCCACAACTGGAGCACTTTCACGAGAGGTAGCAATCCATTCTCCAAAATTGTTTAATACGGTCTGGATCGAAGGCCATACCAATGCAAGAGCCAATGAAACGACCACTGATCCAGCCATAACAGTAAATGGTACAAACCGTTTTCCATTGAAAAAAGATAATACTTCAGGGAGTTTATTAAAACTGTTATATTTATTAAATAAGCTGGCTCCAAGAAAACCAGAAATGATTCCGACAAAAACTCCCATATTTAAAGCGGGTGCCCCTAGTACACTAATAAAATAATCACTTACTGCAATTTCAGCACCTGTTAATGTTTGAACAGATGCCCCTCCTTCTTCAAGCATCCCCGAGTTAACCCCGAAGATCGAACCGGTTATACGGTTAATAAATATAAAAGCTAATAATGCTGCGAATGCCCCGCCAGCCCGTTCTTTAGCCCATGATCCTCCAATAGCCACTGCAAACAAAATATGCAGGTTTTCAATAACTGCCCACCCGATGCCTTCTATCATTTGCGCAACCGATTGCAAAAATGGGTAATCAGAAACCATCATCTCAAATGCTTTTCCTAATGAAATCATAATACCGGCCACGGGCATAACAGCCACAACTACCATTAAAGCTTTTCCGAATTTTTGCCAAAAATCAAAAGAAAACATTGGAAGTTTTTTTAGCATACTCATTTTTTCAACCACCTTTTTAAACGATTGGAATGTTAGCGATTTCATGTAAAAGAAAAATGCGCAATCGTTTTCATGATTTGTTTGTTAAAACATATACTACCGATTCAAGAGAAAATATACAATACTATGGTATAAAGTCAAAATATTCAGTCAACAAATAGCCTTAATCATAGGATGAGCAGGGAAACAATTTAATTCCCCTGCTCAGCAGCTCTTTTTAATAAATTAATACAAAACGGCAAAAAAATAAATAATGCAATCACCCGAATAATATGTAAGCTCGCAACAAGGGTAGGCTCCAAATGTAAAGCCATCGCTGTTGAACTCATTTCAGCTGCTCCTGCCGGAACCGTACTAAGTAAACTAGTCATATAAGGGAGACCGGTCATCCACTCAAAAATAGCCGCAAGTGTCAGACTAAATAAAAAGTAAATAGCAAGCAATACAGCACTTGGTTTTCCAATATCTTTTAACTTAAAAAAAGTCGGACGGTCAAAACGGATGCCAACCATCACTCCGATAAGCGCCTGTCCGATCCCTCCGATATAAGATGGCAGCGAAGCAGAACCAGCGAATACCCATTCACTTATAATAAATCCTGTAAATATTCCATAAAACAAGGTTCCAGCCGGCACTTTCCATAACCGAAACAATAATATAGTAACCAAAATTGCCGTAAAAAGTCCCGCTAATACCGATAACTCCATACCTTCTAAAGCGAAACCAGCAGACTTTCCTTGCAGTTCATCCGGGTAGAAAAACCCAGCTAAAAATGGAATCGTTAAAACAAAAAATGTGATTCTTGCTGTGTGAAATGCAGCAACTACCCGGTTGTCTGCTCCGTAATCCCCGCTCAATGCAATCACTTCAGATGCACCCCCGGGGACACAGCAAAAATAAGCGGTTAACGGATCTAGGTTAGTCCAGTGGTTCATTAACCAGCCAATGCCGACACCAGCCGCCAATGTTAAGGTAAGCGAGAGAAGGAGCGGTACAAAGTATTGAGCAATTAATTGAAATATTTCCGTTTGCATCATAAATCCGACATTTACTCCTACTAGAGCAAGCACAATCCGAAACGGCCAGCCTTCAAACGCAAGCCGTTTGATAAACAATCCATACCCAATCCCGGTTAAAAGCCCGCCCAAAAGCCATCCAGCCGGTATACGCAGGAAGGCAAGAATACATCCCAGCAGTAATGCAACGCCCACACAAATTACTTTTTCCCTTAACATATTCATTTACCTTCTTTCTTTGCTGCTCTTAATATTATACCATTTCTAGAAGAATGGACGGGGAAGTAGACAACTTGATATATTGATAGAAAAGACAATGGTATGACGGTCATCGTGATGAAAAAATATGTTTTTATCATTTTTCTCACCACTTTTTTTCTTGTATTTATGTATATAGGTTGGACGGGATACAATATTTGGTCTTTCAGCGGGAAAAATCAGCTTGAAAAAACAGATGCCGCGATTGTGTTGGGTGCTGCTGTACAAGATAGTGAACCTTCAGTGGTTTTCAAGAAAAGAATCGAACATGCCACTCCAGCTTTATGAAAACGACAAAGCAGCCAAACTGATATTTACTAGTGGTAAAGAGGAAAACATGAAGGAAGCTGAATCAGAAGTTGCCCGGAAGTATGCGTTGGAAAATGGAGCAAAACGAGAAGATATATTCATAGAAACCAAATCACATATTACAGAAGAAAACATTCGGTACGCCAAAGATATAATGCAGCAAAACAATATCGACAACGCAACGATTGTGAGTGAACCTTTGCATATGAAACGAGCCATGATGATTGCTGAAGATCAGGGTGTAAACGTTTATTCCTCCCCTGCTGCAGACACAGCATATCAAAGTCTATCTAAAGAGAGCTGTTTTACTATAGCAGCTATCAGCTTCTTTCACCCTTTCGATCATAATATACACGTCCAATGAAAGAAATGTATCCGTGGACAGCATCTGATTTCTAAATGGGTTTAGATATTATAGGTCGTGGATTAGGTCTCCATTGTAGGCCTAATTAAAAGGCTGCCTCGCTGTCATTCAGCGGCAAGCAGCCTTTTTTTCGACCTATTACATTTTATCATACGGGAAATCATCCGGATGATAACCATAACGCTGATTTTCGTTCATGCCGTCAATAGCCTGAATGTCTTCTGTATCGAGGGCAAAATCAAACACATCAGCATTTGATTTTATTCTCTCTGGCGTAACTGATTTAGGAATGGTAACCACTTTATTTTCCAAGCACCAGCGGATCAATACTTGAGCAGGCGTTTTTGCGTGCTTTTCTGCAATTCGTTTCACTACGTCCACTCCAAGCAGATCTCCTTTTCCAAGCGGCCGCCATGCCTCTAATTGAATATTATGGCTTTGACAATATTCTAGCAAGCCTTTTTGAAATAATCTTGGATGAAATTCTACTTGATTAACCATTGGCTTTACTTTTGCCTCTTTCATCAAGTTTTCCAGATGCTCTTCTGTAAAGTTGCTGACACCTATTGCTCGTACTTTTCCTTCTTCATATAACTTTTCTAGAGCACCCCATGTTTCTTTATATTTTCCTGGCACCGGCCAGTGAATTAAGTAAAGATCAATTTTATCCACACCGAGTTTTTGACGAGAGCGTTCAAATGCTTCTAATGTTTCATTAAAGCCTTGCTCATCATTCCAGACTTTTGTCGTTATAAATATATCTTCTTCCGCCACATTACTTTCTTTAATAGCTTCTCCAACACTTTCTTCATTATAATAAAACGATGCTGTATCAATGCTTCGATACCCGTTTTCCAGAGCAGTTTTCACTGCCTGTTTTACTTCTTCTCCAGCTTCTGCTTGATATACACCAAGGCCAACCCAAGGCATTTCTACCCCATTGTTTAATGTTATAGATGTTTCGATACTCATTAATTACTGCCTCCTTTAATATAATTAAGAAAGTACCAGATTTGGCATGTATTATTCTTTTTTGTTAGAAGAAATACTCCAATCAATCTCTGGCCGCCCAGCATTCCTTAAGAACTCGTTCGTTCGTGAAAATGGTCTGCTGCCAAAAAAACCTCTATGAGCAGAGAAGGGACTGGGATGGGGCGATTTAATTACCAAATGATGAGCCGAAGTAATTAATTCTTCTTTGGCCTGTGCGTTTTTTCCCCATAAAATAAATACTACGGGGTCTTCTTTTTCATTAACTTGTCTAATTACTTCATGTGTAAATTGTTCCCAGCCTATTCCCCGGTGTGAATTAGGCTGCCCGTTTCTTACCGTTAAGACAGCATTTAATAACAGGACACCTTCTTCTGCCCATTTTGTGAGACAACCGTGTTCAGGCATTTCATACCCAAGATCATCATAAAGTTCTTTAAATATGTTTTGCAATGATGGAGGCATTTTCACCTCTGGCTGAACAGAAAAACTTAATCCATGAGCTTGATTTGGGCCATGGTATGGATCTTGTCCAAGTATTACTGCTTTTGTATTTTCATACGTAGTATGATGCAAAGCATTAAAAATATCATACATATCTGGGTAAATGGTCGTTTCCCGATATTCTCTTTTTAAATACTCTCTTAGTTTTACATAATAGTCTTTTTGAAATTCTTGATCTAATCTAGGAGCCCAGTCATTCGTCAATATACTCAAAGTTTCCCCCTCCTCTCCATTGATTTTTCTCTTACACATGTTTTTCTTAGATGATGTAGAGCTATGATACAATGACTGACTTAGAAAGAGGTGAACTTGCATGGAAAAGGAAAGTATGTATAAAACCAGAAAATGAGCCTGCAACAGTAAATGGGAAAGCCATCACCTCCTTAGTTCTGAATTGTTTCTCTGGTGATGACATTTCTATTTGTTATTATAAGTCCTATCCTGGCTATTCGGCTATTCTCGGACTAATATTTGGTGTCTTAGGATTAAAAGAAATAAAACCATCTGGGCAAGGAGGACGCGGGTTGGCGATTGCTGGAAATACTTGCAGTGTCATCGGATTAATCATTTCTGTCATCTTCATTATTTTTCTTGTTATTGGAATAGTTACATTTATGCAAATGGATCACAGCCCGCCAATGTAAAGCTTCCGCAGGCATCAAGCAATGAGATTCCTGCTTATGTATTCCCTGTTCTAATACTTCAAAACCTTCCTTTTTGTTTCACGTGAAACATTAGTTGTTACCGCTTAATTAGTTCCTTTAATGTATTAAATAAATAAGGATTCGCTCCTAGAACGTACAGTCCTTTTTCTTCTTCACGCACGATCGTTTTTCCTCCTGCTTCTTCTACAAGAATTAAACCTGCTTCTACATCCCATGCATTTAATTTTATCTCCCAATATGCGTCCATTCTGCCGCAAGCAACTTGAGCAAGGTCGAGCGCTGCACTTCCTAGTCGCCGAATACCACCTATCCGGGGGACTAATTCTTGTACATAGGCAAGATTGTTATCTTCATCCGTTCCTTTATCATAAGGAAAACCAGTTCCTATAACGGCTTTATTCAACTGTGATGTCTCAGATACCTGGATAGGATGACCGTTTAAATAAGCTCCTTCTCCCTTAATCGCTTCATACGTTTCCTTTAGTTTTGGAGCATGTAATAAACCTGCTACCGTTTCCCCTTTATACCTAATACCAATAGATATGCAAAAAAACGGGATTCCCCGTGCATAATTGACCGTTCCGTCAATTGGATCAATAACCCATTCATAGTCCGAATCTCCTTCATGAAAGCCGCTTTCTTCTGTTCTCATTACGTGGCCAGGATAGTTTTCTTGAATTTTTCCTGTTAAAAATTTTTCTGTCCACACATCTAACTCTGTTACAAGATCAATAGGTGAAGATTTACTATCCATTTCCATCGGTCCTTCTACTCTTTTAACTTGTAACTCTCCAGCTTCTTTTGCCCAGCTTTTTGCTGAGGAAAGCATATTTTTCCATTCTTTCATAACGGACACAACCTTTCTGTTAACTTTATGATATCCAAGATTATTCTTTAACACAAAAATTTTGAATAGAAGCTTCTATATCCTGTATTGCCCGTGAAATTATGGTAAATTGTTAGTAACAAGGCGAAAAGCCTTTGTATACAACAAGGAGTTAGTTTATGCTGACATTTTTATTAGATACACTCGAACAACTTGGTATTATCGGCTTGTTTTTAGGAGTAGCCGTGGAAGCCATCTCTATACCGTTTCCTGCAGCTATTGTCATGCTGGTATATGGTTATATAATGGATCCTTCCAGTTTAGAGTGGGTGCTGCTTAGTTTTGGAGCTGCAGCTGTTTATACGGCCATTAGTTATATCCCTTATTGGCTTTCTCTTCGTTATGACCACCTTTTACAAAACCGTGTAAACAAATCAAGTTCCAAGCAAATGCTGAAATTCATGGACAAATACAGAGAATGGACAATATCCGCAGGAAGAGTACTTGGTATGGGGTACATTGTATACTTAGCTGCTTTTTATAAAATAACTCCTTTTCGTTACGGATTCTTTACCTTCCTTGGTATACTGCCTGTTGCTTTCCTTATGTTCTATTTAGGAAGCCTAGGAAATATTGAAGTAGTGTATACGTGGTTTCAAAACGTACAATACGGTATAGTAGTTTTGATTATTGTAGCGATTGGCTGGTATATCTTTTACCGTATGAAAACGAGAAAAAAATACCAACGAAAACAACAGTCGTGATTAGAAAACAATATAACTTCCTGGTCAGCAAGAAAGCATCAATTTGTAATGCTTTCTTTATTTATGATATGGAGATCATACCATAAGTAAATGAGGTTTTTGAAAAGGGTAAATTTATCAAATGATAATCTATAAAATAGTATGATCATATAATTGATTTAAACCGATAGCCCATTGACAAAACAAGAAAACAAAAGATACATTTTACTGTTTGTTTCTAGTAGGAAAATTGTAAGCGAACTAGCAATTTCTCCAATAGATCCCCAAAAACAATATCCATTGACCAATAACTTTTTTCAGTTATTGGTCAATGGATATTGTTTAGTATTTACTCTTAATCCAAATTCTCTTTAGGTTTTTCTATATGTTTTCTATTTTTAACCTCATTAAATATGTCATCTGACACATTTGTTTGAGTTATTGTGGTTTCATTAGGAGGGTTAGATTGATTTAATTCAATTATCGATTTCAGCATTTTAATATCTTCTTTAGTAGCGTATTGTTTATCGGGTTTTAACATATACCCTAACTGACCGTTCGATTCTATTGTAGCCCATTGTAAATCACTAAAACTTCTAATGTTTTGTTGTCTTAACCGTACCTCTAACATATCGACTGTTAACCGCAGCTTTTTTAAATTGCTTTTATTAATTTGGCCATTTTCGACTACTATAAGTGATTTTCCATAAATAAAAGTCTCAATAGCATTCGATTTTAAAACGATATACTCAATAAAAAGAAGTGTAATTACCATTAAAAATGTAATTATCATAGTAATCCAAATGTTCCTGTCGCCAACAGGTTGAATGATTAATGAACCAACAGCTATCATCATGACAGTCTGAGCAACCGTAAGCTGTGAGATTGATTTTCTTCCAGCTAACCGCAAGATAAGTACTCCTCCAAGGACAATGACAATAGCTTTCCATGTGAAGTGTAAATCCAAAAATATTCCCCCTTTTAAAAAAAATATTATGTTGCTGTACTAAAAATATATTTACGGTTGACATCTTCAATTTATTTATGGATTTCACCCTAATTATGGAATGCCTTTTATTTATTTATTATTGTAAATTATATCGTTCACTTTATTCTCTATTCTTTAAAAGATAACCATATTACGTTCATATTAGAAGATGGAATTAAATTTAGACATATACAATGTAATGATAAAAATTCTGATTCATTATTTTAAAATATAGTAAATTTTTAGTTAATTTCCTTTATATAAAGAGAGCAATTTTACGAAATAAAATGGCAGGGATATTTCCAATTTTTGTATTTGACTTTCTAAGGCTTTTTCTTTTTTTCATTAGCTGGGGGCTGGAAATGATCAAATAGGAGACGGTGAGATAGACGATAAGTAAATGTATGGTAAAAAGGTTTAGTAAAAGACTTATGTAGATGAAACCTGCCAACATCCTTAAAACACTTTAGGTTCCTCGCATAA
This DNA window, taken from Alteribacillus bidgolensis, encodes the following:
- a CDS encoding DUF421 domain-containing protein translates to MDLHFTWKAIVIVLGGVLILRLAGRKSISQLTVAQTVMMIAVGSLIIQPVGDRNIWITMIITFLMVITLLFIEYIVLKSNAIETFIYGKSLIVVENGQINKSNLKKLRLTVDMLEVRLRQQNIRSFSDLQWATIESNGQLGYMLKPDKQYATKEDIKMLKSIIELNQSNPPNETTITQTNVSDDIFNEVKNRKHIEKPKENLD
- a CDS encoding DUF4190 domain-containing protein, producing MTDLERGELAWKRKVCIKPENEPATVNGKAITSLVLNCFSGDDISICYYKSYPGYSAILGLIFGVLGLKEIKPSGQGGRGLAIAGNTCSVIGLIISVIFIIFLVIGIVTFMQMDHSPPM
- a CDS encoding AbrB family transcriptional regulator, which produces MLREKVICVGVALLLGCILAFLRIPAGWLLGGLLTGIGYGLFIKRLAFEGWPFRIVLALVGVNVGFMMQTEIFQLIAQYFVPLLLSLTLTLAAGVGIGWLMNHWTNLDPLTAYFCCVPGGASEVIALSGDYGADNRVVAAFHTARITFFVLTIPFLAGFFYPDELQGKSAGFALEGMELSVLAGLFTAILVTILLFRLWKVPAGTLFYGIFTGFIISEWVFAGSASLPSYIGGIGQALIGVMVGIRFDRPTFFKLKDIGKPSAVLLAIYFLFSLTLAAIFEWMTGLPYMTSLLSTVPAGAAEMSSTAMALHLEPTLVASLHIIRVIALFIFLPFCINLLKRAAEQGN
- a CDS encoding PTS transporter subunit IIBC; the protein is MFSFDFWQKFGKALMVVVAVMPVAGIMISLGKAFEMMVSDYPFLQSVAQMIEGIGWAVIENLHILFAVAIGGSWAKERAGGAFAALLAFIFINRITGSIFGVNSGMLEEGGASVQTLTGAEIAVSDYFISVLGAPALNMGVFVGIISGFLGASLFNKYNSFNKLPEVLSFFNGKRFVPFTVMAGSVVVSLALALVWPSIQTVLNNFGEWIATSRESAPVVAPFVFGMMERLMLPFGLHHMLTVPINYTELGGTYVIQTGGSIGQTVAGQDPLWLAWATDLYNSITQGDMETYEELKEEVTPARFKAGQVITSTAALIGIALAMYRNVDPDKKHIYKSVFLSAALAVFLTGVTEPIEFMFMFAAPLLYVVYAIMTGAAFAVVDFIDLRVHSFGIIELATRTPLMINAGIGRDLLNFAFVSLAFFTMNFGIAHFMIKKFKLPTPGRKGNYIENNTSDIPSNSESTSQIEDDSQASQVIELLGGRGNISEVDACMTRLRVTVKDLEAVSGEEEWKKNGAMGLIVKDKGVQAVYGPKADVLKSEIQDRLGA
- a CDS encoding endonuclease/exonuclease/phosphatase family protein: MRLLTLNVHSWQEEDQLDKIKTLARVIQGNDYDVIALQEVSQHIDSSLVYKNIRKDNYALLVIQELQKLGNTQYQLLWDVSHYGYDEYEEGLALLTRHPVKKEYSFYVSKSKSKDNWKARKIAGGTLLVNGSPFSFYSCHLGWWGDKEEPYEQQVERLIKGVNHQHPFVLLGDFNAADTFKEEGYDYVIKQGLFDTHLHRNDVTIKGNIAGWEENVEGLKIDHIFTSWKPVVSHSRIICNGKNEPIISDHFGVDVQLE
- a CDS encoding uracil-DNA glycosylase, yielding MSILTNDWAPRLDQEFQKDYYVKLREYLKREYRETTIYPDMYDIFNALHHTTYENTKAVILGQDPYHGPNQAHGLSFSVQPEVKMPPSLQNIFKELYDDLGYEMPEHGCLTKWAEEGVLLLNAVLTVRNGQPNSHRGIGWEQFTHEVIRQVNEKEDPVVFILWGKNAQAKEELITSAHHLVIKSPHPSPFSAHRGFFGSRPFSRTNEFLRNAGRPEIDWSISSNKKE
- a CDS encoding inositol monophosphatase family protein, which codes for MKEWKNMLSSAKSWAKEAGELQVKRVEGPMEMDSKSSPIDLVTELDVWTEKFLTGKIQENYPGHVMRTEESGFHEGDSDYEWVIDPIDGTVNYARGIPFFCISIGIRYKGETVAGLLHAPKLKETYEAIKGEGAYLNGHPIQVSETSQLNKAVIGTGFPYDKGTDEDNNLAYVQELVPRIGGIRRLGSAALDLAQVACGRMDAYWEIKLNAWDVEAGLILVEEAGGKTIVREEEKGLYVLGANPYLFNTLKELIKR
- a CDS encoding YdcF family protein, giving the protein MPLQLYENDKAAKLIFTSGKEENMKEAESEVARKYALENGAKREDIFIETKSHITEENIRYAKDIMQQNNIDNATIVSEPLHMKRAMMIAEDQGVNVYSSPAADTAYQSLSKESCFTIAAISFFHPFDHNIHVQ
- a CDS encoding DedA family protein, whose translation is MLTFLLDTLEQLGIIGLFLGVAVEAISIPFPAAIVMLVYGYIMDPSSLEWVLLSFGAAAVYTAISYIPYWLSLRYDHLLQNRVNKSSSKQMLKFMDKYREWTISAGRVLGMGYIVYLAAFYKITPFRYGFFTFLGILPVAFLMFYLGSLGNIEVVYTWFQNVQYGIVVLIIVAIGWYIFYRMKTRKKYQRKQQS
- a CDS encoding aldo/keto reductase, translating into MSIETSITLNNGVEMPWVGLGVYQAEAGEEVKQAVKTALENGYRSIDTASFYYNEESVGEAIKESNVAEEDIFITTKVWNDEQGFNETLEAFERSRQKLGVDKIDLYLIHWPVPGKYKETWGALEKLYEEGKVRAIGVSNFTEEHLENLMKEAKVKPMVNQVEFHPRLFQKGLLEYCQSHNIQLEAWRPLGKGDLLGVDVVKRIAEKHAKTPAQVLIRWCLENKVVTIPKSVTPERIKSNADVFDFALDTEDIQAIDGMNENQRYGYHPDDFPYDKM
- a CDS encoding glycoside hydrolase family 13 protein; translation: MERVWWKEAVGYQVYPRSFQDSNGDGIGDIQGLIQRLDYLQDLGIDLIWICPMYQSPQDDNGYDISDYKAILEEFGTMKDFDELLQKVHERGMKLIIDLVLNHTSDEHPWFIESRSSKESEKRNWYIWRDGKNGQEPNNWESIFGGSAWKYDENTDQYFLHVFSKKQPDLNWENPEVRSALYETVNWWLDKGIDGFRIDAISHIKKCPGLPDMPNSKKKKYVSSFDMHMNQPGIHKFLQEFKEETFGNYDVVTVGEANGVNVEEADLWVGSKGKMNMIFQFEHLDLWDAGTKDSLDVRGLKKVLTRWQKGLEKNGWNALFVENHDLARVVSTWGDDKEYWKESATAIATMYFFMQGTPFIYQGQEIGMTNARFSSIEEYDDVAAKNLYREKKAQDVPEKEILDLLGQTSRDNSRTPMQWSDEKNAGFSTAEPWLKINPNYKKVNVEKQLKDSFSILNYYKTMIKLKKQYDLFTYGQYTLLNEEDSQIYAYLREGDNQNALIVTNLSAKEAKWNGAGILHSSHQLLLNNYQGLFNKQKESLILNPYEARIYLIESSS